The Asticcacaulis excentricus genome has a segment encoding these proteins:
- a CDS encoding Ldh family oxidoreductase: MTDTVSLTLDDARALSLRTLIGNGFSEAHAEAITATILAGQRDECHSHGLYRLLVCVATRRAGKVSNAEPVISDAAPGLVRADAQGAYSLLALARGLPLLAQKSRTQGIAALAITHCYHFSALWPEVEAIAAEGLVGLAMTPSHAWVAPHGGTKGVFGTNPLAFAWPRPQGEPFVFDFATSAAARGEIELHRRAGKPIPEGWALDSDGRPTTDAEAAMSGAMLTFGGHKGSALSAMIELMAGPLIGDFLSLESYAYDAGQGATPYHGELLLAIDPETFMGGSYAHHAGRAEALFDAIMGQGARLPSQRRYEARARTAATGTVTIPAQLYADIVALTV, from the coding sequence ATGACCGATACCGTAAGCCTGACCCTCGATGACGCCCGTGCGCTTAGCCTGCGCACCCTGATCGGCAACGGCTTTTCCGAGGCCCATGCGGAGGCGATCACCGCCACCATTCTGGCCGGTCAGCGCGACGAATGCCACTCGCACGGGCTTTATCGCCTGCTGGTCTGCGTGGCAACACGGCGGGCGGGCAAGGTGTCCAACGCCGAACCAGTGATCAGCGACGCGGCGCCGGGTCTGGTGCGGGCGGATGCCCAGGGGGCCTATTCCCTGCTGGCTCTGGCGCGCGGTTTGCCGCTTCTGGCGCAAAAGTCGCGTACGCAGGGGATTGCCGCGCTGGCTATCACCCATTGCTACCACTTTTCGGCCCTGTGGCCGGAGGTCGAAGCCATCGCCGCCGAAGGTCTGGTGGGGCTGGCCATGACGCCCAGCCATGCGTGGGTGGCGCCGCATGGCGGCACCAAGGGCGTGTTCGGCACCAATCCGCTGGCCTTTGCCTGGCCGCGTCCGCAGGGCGAGCCGTTCGTGTTTGACTTCGCCACCAGTGCCGCGGCGCGCGGTGAGATCGAACTGCACCGTCGGGCGGGCAAGCCCATCCCCGAAGGCTGGGCACTCGATAGCGACGGCAGGCCCACGACCGACGCCGAGGCGGCTATGTCCGGGGCCATGCTGACCTTTGGCGGGCATAAGGGCTCGGCCCTGTCGGCGATGATAGAGCTGATGGCCGGGCCGTTGATCGGGGACTTCCTCAGTCTGGAATCCTATGCCTATGATGCGGGGCAGGGGGCGACGCCCTATCACGGCGAGCTGCTGCTGGCCATCGACCCGGAGACCTTTATGGGCGGGTCTTACGCCCACCATGCGGGCCGGGCTGAGGCCCTGTTTGACGCCATTATGGGGCAGGGGGCGCGCCTGCCGTCGCAACGCCGCTACGAGGCGCGCGCGCGTACGGCGGCCACGGGCACGGTGAC
- a CDS encoding DUF885 family protein has product MRVLKFLRFDLLGCVLCLPTAAFAKSLPIPPTYQAAQSADANMKADLKRGYTVPYVSTIGRDKTMEPYTRTDESNPLYDAFRDMPETIPAAAQALAYKIGELKMREMRALAEKELGADFDQRTFHDTILNMGSVPLTTFEREMRAHIAAEKTHVAAKTASGK; this is encoded by the coding sequence GTGCGGGTATTGAAATTCCTTAGATTCGACCTTCTGGGGTGTGTGTTGTGTCTGCCGACAGCCGCCTTTGCGAAGAGTTTACCGATCCCGCCTACCTATCAGGCTGCGCAGTCGGCTGACGCCAATATGAAGGCCGATCTCAAGCGCGGCTATACCGTCCCTTACGTCTCGACCATCGGCCGTGACAAGACGATGGAGCCTTACACCAGGACGGATGAGAGCAATCCCCTGTATGACGCCTTCCGTGACATGCCCGAAACCATCCCGGCGGCGGCGCAGGCCCTGGCCTACAAGATCGGTGAACTGAAGATGCGGGAGATGCGGGCTTTGGCCGAAAAAGAACTGGGCGCGGACTTCGATCAGCGCACCTTCCACGACACCATCCTCAACATGGGGTCGGTGCCGCTGACGACGTTCGAGCGCGAAATGCGCGCCCATATCGCGGCAGAAAAGACGCACGTCGCGGCCAAGACAGCCTCTGGCAAATAG
- a CDS encoding response regulator has translation MTLELLLIEDNEGDVEMTRRALRTAATECRVSVAGNGAQGLECLRREGRFAEAPRPDLILLDINMPRMDGKMFLSEIKADPAFKAIPVVMFTSSESPTDIRDCYERQASSYVVKPFEGALYAETVREVVRFWGQIAKLP, from the coding sequence ATGACGCTCGAACTTCTGCTGATCGAGGATAATGAAGGCGATGTCGAAATGACTCGTCGCGCTCTGCGCACGGCAGCGACCGAGTGCCGGGTGTCCGTGGCCGGCAACGGAGCGCAGGGGCTGGAGTGTCTGCGTCGCGAAGGTCGCTTCGCCGAGGCTCCCCGTCCTGACCTGATCCTGCTCGACATCAACATGCCGCGCATGGATGGCAAGATGTTCCTCAGCGAGATCAAGGCCGATCCGGCCTTCAAAGCCATTCCGGTGGTGATGTTCACTTCGTCGGAGTCGCCGACCGACATTCGCGACTGCTACGAGCGCCAGGCCAGCAGCTATGTCGTCAAGCCGTTTGAGGGCGCGCTCTACGCCGAAACCGTGCGCGAAGTGGTGCGCTTTTGGGGCCAAATCGCCAAACTGCCCTGA
- a CDS encoding response regulator gives MIDCHERKDGAATARASLKVLVVDDNQASALTLSWAIESWGDEVRTCFDGLSAIDTARSFHPDVVLLDLGMPEIDGLSVARALRADPRTRRGKIIAQTGWGDAARRRETAKAGFDLHLVKPIDFNVLQEMFELFRLMPSR, from the coding sequence ATGATTGATTGTCACGAACGCAAAGACGGGGCGGCCACGGCACGCGCGTCTTTGAAGGTGCTGGTCGTTGACGACAATCAGGCCTCGGCCCTGACCTTAAGCTGGGCCATCGAGTCGTGGGGCGATGAGGTGCGGACCTGTTTCGACGGTCTCAGCGCGATTGACACGGCGCGCAGCTTTCATCCGGACGTCGTACTGCTCGATCTGGGGATGCCGGAAATCGACGGCCTGAGCGTGGCGCGTGCCCTGCGCGCCGACCCGCGCACCCGTCGCGGCAAGATCATTGCCCAGACCGGCTGGGGCGATGCGGCGCGCCGTCGTGAAACGGCCAAAGCGGGTTTCGACCTGCATCTGGTCAAGCCCATCGACTTTAACGTCTTGCAGGAGATGTTCGAGCTGTTCCGCCTGATGCCTTCCCGGTAA
- a CDS encoding methyl-accepting chemotaxis protein, with the protein MNIHSVKTKIVALSALCLLMATGALVGFGIFSSGKTAHFVNQNVQGLLDRNSSESLTRLADAQAGTIRTEVDTAFSAARNMARSLEVIAGPGGVPRAQRRQHLNDILLGVLKDNPRFNGTYSAWAPNALDGADGAYANRKEVGSDATGRALPYWTRNAQGEIALQPLVEYDSQDRHPNGLIKGGWFLGPQANGQESILAPLPYIVQGKSVFLATMSVPIVIDGQFKGVAGADFDLSFVQVLAQSVKKSIYEGKGNVTIVTSDGLVVASSAFPDAVGGSVQTVDPMAWGALDTVKAGRSAVDFDKKNDQMRVYAPIQLGRSGQFWSVIITVPRTVVMADADKLSNALKARGGSDSLWEIVCALIVAVLGIAMIAVMANNVANPITRLTEALGRLASGEKLREIAGAGRKDEIGDISRAVDRIRIVTEEEALQKAADAEAERQRQDQERRQMMLKLADEFEKSVGSIVSLVSSAATEMQASAQQLTTTAQQASAQSVAVSAAAEEAGANVTSVASSAEELGASVSEIGRQVETSASISSEAVEEASGAVRLVDELNTVAVSIGDVVDLIAGLASQTNLLALNATIESARAGEAGKGFAVVASEVKALAGQTAKATTEISDKIAHMQEATAKAAAAISNISGTITHINQTNTIIASAVEQQTAATQEIVQAVNQASIGTQEVTTNITGVAMAAEQTGTSAVQVLGASAELAQQAERLHQEMDKFLQTVRAA; encoded by the coding sequence ATGAACATACATTCCGTTAAAACGAAGATCGTCGCCTTGTCGGCGCTCTGTCTTCTGATGGCGACCGGCGCCCTGGTGGGCTTCGGCATCTTTTCATCTGGCAAGACCGCGCATTTTGTGAACCAGAATGTGCAGGGCCTGCTCGATCGCAACAGCAGCGAATCCCTGACGCGGCTGGCCGATGCGCAGGCCGGCACGATCCGCACCGAGGTCGATACGGCCTTTTCCGCCGCGCGTAACATGGCGCGCAGCCTCGAAGTCATCGCTGGGCCCGGCGGCGTGCCGCGTGCTCAGCGGCGTCAGCATCTGAACGATATCCTGCTGGGGGTGCTGAAGGACAATCCGCGCTTTAACGGCACCTATAGCGCCTGGGCTCCCAATGCGCTGGACGGGGCGGACGGGGCCTATGCCAACCGCAAGGAGGTGGGTTCCGATGCGACGGGCCGCGCCCTGCCCTACTGGACCCGCAATGCGCAGGGCGAGATCGCGCTTCAGCCCTTGGTCGAATACGACAGTCAGGACCGCCACCCCAATGGCCTGATCAAGGGCGGCTGGTTCCTCGGCCCGCAGGCCAATGGGCAGGAAAGCATCCTCGCCCCCCTGCCGTATATCGTGCAGGGAAAATCCGTCTTTCTGGCCACCATGTCGGTGCCCATCGTCATCGACGGCCAGTTCAAGGGCGTGGCCGGGGCCGATTTCGACCTGTCCTTCGTACAGGTTCTGGCCCAGTCGGTGAAGAAGTCGATCTATGAAGGCAAGGGCAATGTGACCATCGTCACCTCTGACGGGCTGGTGGTCGCCTCAAGCGCCTTCCCCGACGCCGTTGGCGGCTCGGTACAGACCGTCGATCCGATGGCGTGGGGGGCGCTGGATACCGTCAAGGCGGGCCGCTCGGCCGTCGATTTCGACAAAAAGAACGATCAGATGCGCGTCTATGCCCCCATTCAGTTGGGCCGCAGCGGGCAGTTCTGGTCGGTGATCATCACCGTACCGCGCACCGTCGTTATGGCCGATGCCGACAAGCTGTCCAATGCGCTCAAGGCGCGCGGCGGCAGCGACTCTTTGTGGGAAATCGTCTGCGCCCTGATCGTGGCGGTGCTGGGGATCGCGATGATCGCCGTCATGGCCAATAATGTCGCCAATCCCATTACCCGCCTGACCGAGGCGCTGGGCCGGCTGGCCTCTGGCGAAAAGCTGCGCGAAATCGCTGGCGCGGGACGCAAGGACGAGATCGGCGACATTTCGCGAGCCGTTGACCGCATCCGCATCGTTACCGAGGAAGAGGCCTTGCAAAAGGCCGCCGATGCCGAGGCCGAACGCCAGAGGCAGGATCAGGAACGACGTCAGATGATGCTCAAACTGGCCGATGAGTTTGAAAAGTCGGTGGGCAGCATCGTCTCTCTGGTGTCCAGCGCGGCCACCGAAATGCAGGCCTCGGCGCAGCAACTGACCACCACCGCGCAGCAGGCTTCGGCGCAATCGGTCGCCGTCTCGGCCGCCGCCGAAGAGGCCGGAGCCAATGTCACCTCAGTGGCCTCGTCCGCCGAAGAACTGGGCGCCTCGGTCAGCGAAATCGGGCGTCAGGTCGAAACCTCGGCCAGCATTTCTTCTGAGGCAGTCGAGGAGGCCAGCGGCGCGGTACGGCTGGTGGACGAGCTGAATACGGTGGCCGTCAGCATCGGTGACGTGGTCGATCTGATCGCCGGGCTGGCCAGCCAGACCAACCTGCTGGCGCTCAACGCCACCATCGAGTCGGCGCGCGCCGGCGAAGCGGGCAAGGGCTTTGCCGTGGTCGCTTCCGAGGTCAAGGCGCTGGCCGGTCAGACGGCCAAGGCCACGACGGAAATCTCGGACAAGATCGCCCACATGCAGGAGGCGACGGCCAAGGCGGCGGCAGCCATCTCCAACATTTCCGGCACCATCACGCATATCAACCAGACCAACACCATCATTGCCTCCGCCGTCGAACAGCAGACGGCGGCGACGCAGGAGATCGTGCAGGCCGTCAATCAGGCCTCCATCGGCACGCAGGAAGTGACCACCAATATCACCGGCGTGGCCATGGCGGCGGAACAGACGGGCACTTCCGCCGTACAGGTGCTGGGGGCCTCGGCCGAACTGGCGCAGCAGGCCGAGCGGCTGCATCAGGAGATGGACAAGTTCCTGCAAACTGTCCGCGCCGCCTGA
- a CDS encoding S9 family peptidase: MMKNRITAVIAAMLLLAPLAGAPLAWAAPEVADYEKAIGLRDAWSGLTRDIAEPAQWIEGTQTFVYRKSVEGGFQFILMDAATGQKRVAFDHERLAAAFNTAAGTHFTGLTLPFTPPFSMTQFSDGGQKVAIRWDEAMWSCDLATYVCQKSVDRRQDRGFSGVVRDLKSPADNTPKPSPDGQWLAFAEDFNLVIRRKAGGEVIRLSTDGSEGLFYDPESIQWSPDSQKIVALRVQPGFRREVVRVISSPPDQVQPKVDVQLYPKPGDAIDIDRPVLFEVATRRRIEIPTDLFPNPMATDALSWRKDSRGVRFAYDQRGHQLYRLIEADATTGQTRVVAEDRSDTFINTYSRRYSYDVGGEGRELIWMSERDGWNHLYLYDATTGKVKTQITKGEYVVRQVLKVDDKARQIYFAANGMRKGEDPYFQHYYRVDFDGRNLTPLTTAPAYHDVSFSSDMQYYTDTWSRVDLPNVMELRRVADRSLVATVESGDISRLTAAGFKPPEVFAAKGRDGKTDIWGVIVRPTDFDPNTKYPVIENIYAGPHSSFVPKTFWPFGPHSSGDKVIGMQSLANMGFIVVQIDGMGTQNRSKAFHDVAWKNLQDAGFPDRIAWHKAVAAKYGFYDISRVGIYGGSAGGQNTLSALEEYPDFYKAGVAYAGCFDNRMDKIGWNEAWMGWPVDDSYARASGVDNAHKLKGEVLLVVGELDMNVDPASTLQVVNALIKSRKDFDLIVVPNEGHGALRNTGDVNYGLRRQYDFFIRHLRGEATPQWNARPDSLPKAK; the protein is encoded by the coding sequence ATGATGAAGAACAGAATCACGGCGGTCATAGCCGCCATGCTGCTGCTCGCGCCGCTGGCGGGGGCTCCGCTGGCATGGGCCGCCCCTGAGGTGGCCGACTATGAAAAGGCTATCGGCCTGCGCGATGCGTGGTCGGGTCTGACGCGCGATATTGCCGAGCCCGCACAGTGGATCGAGGGCACGCAGACCTTCGTCTATCGCAAGTCGGTCGAAGGCGGTTTTCAGTTCATTCTGATGGACGCCGCGACGGGGCAGAAGCGCGTGGCTTTCGATCACGAGCGACTGGCGGCGGCCTTTAACACTGCGGCCGGGACACACTTTACGGGCCTGACTCTGCCGTTTACGCCACCCTTTTCGATGACGCAGTTCAGCGACGGCGGCCAAAAGGTCGCGATCCGATGGGATGAGGCGATGTGGTCTTGCGACCTCGCGACCTATGTGTGTCAAAAATCCGTGGACCGGCGGCAGGATCGCGGCTTTTCGGGCGTGGTGCGCGACCTCAAATCGCCCGCCGACAATACGCCAAAGCCGTCGCCGGATGGTCAGTGGCTGGCCTTTGCCGAGGATTTCAACCTTGTGATCCGCCGCAAAGCCGGGGGCGAGGTTATTCGCCTGTCCACCGATGGCTCCGAAGGCCTGTTCTACGATCCGGAGTCGATTCAGTGGTCGCCGGATTCGCAAAAGATCGTGGCGTTGCGCGTGCAGCCGGGCTTTCGCCGCGAAGTGGTGCGGGTGATCTCTTCGCCCCCCGATCAGGTGCAGCCCAAGGTCGATGTGCAGCTTTACCCGAAGCCCGGTGACGCCATCGACATCGACCGTCCCGTGTTGTTCGAGGTGGCAACGCGCCGCCGGATAGAGATTCCCACCGATCTCTTCCCCAATCCTATGGCGACGGACGCTCTGAGTTGGCGCAAGGACAGCCGGGGGGTGCGCTTCGCCTACGATCAGCGCGGCCATCAGCTCTATCGTCTGATTGAGGCCGATGCCACAACGGGCCAGACGCGGGTCGTGGCCGAGGACCGCTCGGACACCTTCATCAATACCTACAGCCGCCGCTACAGCTACGATGTCGGGGGCGAAGGGCGCGAACTGATCTGGATGTCCGAACGCGACGGCTGGAACCACCTCTATCTGTACGACGCCACGACCGGTAAGGTGAAGACACAGATCACGAAGGGCGAATATGTGGTGCGTCAGGTGCTGAAGGTCGATGACAAGGCGCGCCAGATCTATTTCGCCGCCAACGGCATGCGTAAGGGCGAAGACCCGTACTTCCAGCACTATTACCGCGTGGATTTCGACGGTAGGAATCTGACGCCGTTGACCACGGCCCCGGCTTATCACGATGTCAGCTTCTCGTCGGACATGCAGTACTATACCGACACCTGGTCGCGGGTGGACCTGCCCAATGTGATGGAACTGCGCCGGGTAGCGGACCGCAGCCTCGTGGCTACGGTCGAGAGCGGTGACATTTCGCGCCTGACGGCGGCCGGATTCAAACCGCCAGAAGTGTTTGCGGCCAAAGGTCGCGACGGCAAAACCGATATCTGGGGCGTCATCGTGCGCCCGACCGATTTCGATCCGAACACAAAATACCCGGTCATTGAAAACATCTATGCCGGGCCGCATTCGTCCTTTGTGCCCAAGACCTTCTGGCCCTTCGGCCCGCACTCCAGCGGTGACAAGGTGATCGGTATGCAGTCTCTGGCCAATATGGGCTTTATCGTCGTGCAGATCGACGGCATGGGCACGCAGAACCGTTCCAAGGCCTTCCATGATGTGGCGTGGAAGAACCTTCAGGACGCAGGCTTCCCTGATCGCATCGCCTGGCATAAGGCGGTGGCCGCCAAATACGGGTTTTACGACATCAGCCGCGTCGGCATCTATGGCGGCTCGGCGGGCGGGCAGAACACGCTGAGCGCCCTTGAGGAATATCCTGACTTCTATAAGGCTGGCGTGGCCTATGCCGGCTGCTTCGACAACCGCATGGACAAGATCGGCTGGAACGAGGCGTGGATGGGCTGGCCCGTCGATGACAGCTATGCCCGTGCTTCGGGGGTTGATAATGCCCATAAGCTGAAGGGCGAGGTTCTGCTGGTCGTCGGTGAGCTGGATATGAATGTCGATCCGGCCTCGACGCTTCAGGTGGTCAATGCCCTGATCAAGTCGCGCAAGGATTTCGATCTGATCGTGGTGCCGAACGAAGGCCACGGCGCCTTGCGCAACACAGGCGACGTCAATTACGGCCTGCGCCGTCAGTACGACTTCTTCATCCGCCACCTGCGCGGCGAAGCGACGCCGCAGTGGAATGCGCGCCCTGACAGCCTGCCGAAAGCGAAGTGA
- a CDS encoding sensor histidine kinase, producing the protein MTTVRTAQTPSAVGETPRPSILIVDDRWQNLLATEALLKPLGADIVTAESGEAALSLVLERHFAIVLLDVQMPGMDGFETARLMKTRPSMLGVPIIFVTALSKEDHYATEAAAIGAVDYIFKPINPDILKSKVQVYLDLYTQRQQILQLNATLRQSNEELERFAYVCSHDMKEPVRMMNIYAGFLAEDSAEKLDEDGRRYVQYIRDNATRLNRMIGDILNFSRVGREAIEVEAVDTRRVFDEVCAGLAGVIEAQRARVTCGALPEMHTSPTLMRVLLQNLIGNALKFQDGRRIPEIHVSARREGKAYRFDVSDNGIGIDPAYADRIFTIFQRLHSEDEFPGTGIGLSTCRKFVRLYGGEISFISTPGEGTTFTFTLPQPARL; encoded by the coding sequence ATGACGACGGTCAGGACGGCTCAGACACCATCCGCTGTGGGCGAGACGCCGCGGCCCTCTATCCTCATTGTCGATGACCGCTGGCAGAATCTTCTGGCGACCGAAGCCCTACTCAAGCCGCTGGGGGCCGACATCGTTACCGCTGAGTCGGGTGAGGCGGCGCTGAGCCTCGTGCTCGAACGCCACTTCGCTATCGTGCTGCTTGATGTGCAGATGCCCGGCATGGATGGTTTTGAGACCGCGCGCCTGATGAAGACCCGCCCCTCCATGCTGGGCGTGCCGATCATCTTCGTGACCGCCCTTTCCAAGGAGGACCACTACGCCACCGAAGCGGCGGCCATTGGCGCGGTGGACTATATCTTCAAGCCGATCAATCCCGACATCCTCAAATCCAAGGTGCAGGTCTATCTCGACCTTTACACTCAGCGGCAGCAGATCCTGCAACTGAACGCCACCTTGCGTCAGTCGAATGAGGAACTGGAACGCTTCGCCTATGTCTGCTCGCACGACATGAAGGAGCCGGTGCGCATGATGAACATCTATGCGGGCTTTCTGGCCGAGGATTCCGCCGAAAAGCTCGACGAAGATGGTCGTCGCTACGTTCAGTATATCCGCGACAACGCCACGCGCCTGAACCGCATGATCGGCGATATCCTCAACTTCTCCCGCGTCGGGCGCGAAGCCATCGAGGTCGAGGCGGTCGATACGCGGCGCGTCTTTGATGAGGTCTGCGCCGGTCTGGCCGGAGTGATCGAAGCCCAGCGTGCCAGGGTCACCTGCGGCGCCCTGCCGGAAATGCACACCTCGCCCACCCTAATGCGCGTCCTGCTGCAAAACCTGATCGGCAATGCGTTGAAGTTTCAGGACGGCCGGCGCATCCCGGAAATCCACGTCTCGGCGCGCCGCGAAGGCAAGGCCTATCGCTTCGACGTATCCGATAACGGCATAGGCATTGATCCGGCCTATGCCGATCGCATCTTCACCATTTTTCAAAGGCTGCACAGCGAGGACGAATTCCCAGGCACCGGGATTGGCCTTTCGACCTGCCGCAAGTTCGTGCGCCTCTATGGCGGAGAGATCAGTTTTATCTCGACGCCGGGCGAAGGCACGACCTTCACCTTCACCCTGCCACAACCGGCCCGTCTGTAA
- a CDS encoding response regulator produces MNDIADLHLSRLSVLVADDSLNIRKLVSEMLRSIGVKTVRQASSGIEVFEILKTCPVDLMILDLVMDQLDGIETAKLLRQSPDSPNRTVPIILITGHTERSNIVRARDAGINEVIAKPFSAQVLLDHLRHVLTCEREWIVTPHYTGPDRRKRTPVSYAGPWRRASDAEATSPTDTEVSAMTQ; encoded by the coding sequence GTGAACGATATCGCAGACCTCCACCTGTCGCGCCTCAGCGTACTGGTGGCCGATGACAGCCTGAACATCCGCAAGCTGGTCTCCGAAATGCTGCGATCCATAGGAGTCAAAACCGTTAGACAGGCCAGCAGCGGCATCGAAGTGTTTGAAATCCTAAAAACCTGTCCGGTTGATCTGATGATCCTGGACCTGGTCATGGATCAACTGGACGGTATCGAAACAGCAAAACTGCTGCGTCAGAGCCCAGACAGCCCCAACCGCACCGTGCCGATCATCCTGATCACCGGCCATACTGAACGCAGCAATATCGTGCGTGCGCGCGACGCCGGCATCAACGAGGTCATCGCCAAGCCCTTCTCGGCGCAGGTTCTGCTCGATCATCTGAGACATGTCCTAACGTGTGAGCGCGAATGGATCGTCACACCACACTATACGGGACCGGATCGGCGAAAACGTACGCCTGTGTCCTATGCCGGACCGTGGCGGCGCGCCAGCGATGCCGAAGCTACATCCCCCACAGACACAGAGGTCAGCGCGATGACTCAGTGA